One Chordicoccus furentiruminis DNA window includes the following coding sequences:
- a CDS encoding DUF3343 domain-containing protein, whose amino-acid sequence MRKKELRLVVTFHTTTEAMAMEEACRAADAPGRVIPVPGEISAGCGLAWCVDPDGWDAVDAVMKARNLKSEGVFTCMV is encoded by the coding sequence ATGAGAAAGAAGGAGCTTCGTCTGGTCGTGACGTTCCATACGACGACGGAGGCGATGGCGATGGAGGAGGCCTGCCGGGCGGCGGATGCACCGGGGCGGGTGATTCCGGTGCCGGGCGAGATTTCGGCGGGCTGCGGGCTTGCGTGGTGCGTCGATCCGGACGGCTGGGACGCCGTCGACGCAGTGATGAAGGCGCGGAATCTGAAGAGCGAAGGCGTCTTCACCTGCATGGTCTGA
- a CDS encoding aminotransferase class V-fold PLP-dependent enzyme, whose amino-acid sequence MIYFDSAATTLGKPESVVRAVTESFGELGNAGRGACGASLAASRTIYSGRCLLAELFHAEDPSRIAFTSNATESLNTAIRGLLNPGDHVITTVLEHNSVLRPLYSMEDQGVHLSFIGLKGEREKGVPDLDAIPGLIRPETKAVVCTHASNLTGNLVDLTRVGRMAHERGLLFIVDAAQTAGIFPIDVQAMQIDVLCFSGHKGLLGPQGTGGLYVRPGLSVRPLKTGGSGVQSFLRHHPEEMPTALEAGTLNGHGIAGLAAGVRFILENGMDALRRKELQLMRRFYDGIRGVPGVRIYGDFASDERCPTVAMNIGNYDSGEVADELASRFGICTRPGAHCAPRMHEALGTVRQGAVRFSFSFTNTGDEADAAVRAVRTLAEEG is encoded by the coding sequence ATGATTTATTTTGACAGCGCGGCCACGACGCTGGGAAAGCCGGAATCCGTCGTCCGGGCGGTGACGGAGTCTTTCGGCGAGCTTGGAAATGCAGGCCGCGGCGCCTGCGGCGCTTCTCTTGCGGCATCCCGGACGATCTACAGCGGCCGGTGTCTGCTGGCGGAGCTCTTCCATGCGGAAGACCCGTCGCGGATTGCCTTCACATCGAACGCGACGGAGAGCCTGAATACCGCGATCAGGGGCCTTCTGAATCCCGGCGATCACGTGATCACCACCGTGCTGGAGCACAATTCCGTGCTGCGTCCTCTTTATTCGATGGAGGATCAGGGAGTGCATCTTTCCTTTATCGGTCTTAAGGGGGAAAGGGAGAAAGGCGTGCCGGATCTGGACGCGATTCCCGGGCTGATCCGGCCGGAAACGAAGGCGGTCGTCTGCACTCACGCGTCGAATCTCACCGGCAATCTCGTCGATCTCACACGCGTGGGCCGGATGGCGCATGAGAGAGGTCTGCTCTTCATCGTGGACGCAGCCCAGACGGCGGGGATTTTTCCGATCGACGTACAGGCGATGCAGATCGACGTGCTCTGCTTCTCCGGTCACAAGGGCCTTCTGGGACCGCAGGGTACGGGCGGCCTTTATGTCCGGCCGGGCCTTTCCGTCCGTCCGCTCAAAACGGGAGGCAGCGGCGTGCAGAGCTTTCTCCGGCATCATCCGGAGGAGATGCCGACGGCGCTGGAGGCCGGCACGCTGAACGGCCACGGCATCGCGGGGCTCGCCGCCGGCGTCCGGTTCATCCTGGAGAACGGGATGGATGCGCTCCGGCGGAAGGAGCTGCAGCTGATGCGGCGGTTTTATGACGGCATCCGCGGTGTGCCGGGTGTCCGGATCTACGGAGACTTCGCTTCGGACGAGCGCTGCCCCACCGTCGCGATGAACATCGGGAACTACGATTCCGGCGAGGTGGCGGATGAGCTCGCCTCAAGGTTCGGTATCTGCACGCGGCCCGGCGCGCACTGCGCGCCGCGGATGCATGAGGCGCTGGGGACGGTGAGACAGGGCGCGGTCCGCTTCAGCTTCTCCTTTACCAACACCGGAGACGAGGCGGACGCGGCGGTCCGGGCGGTGCGGACGCTGGCGGAGGAGGGGTGA
- the mgtE gene encoding magnesium transporter, whose protein sequence is MSAEEHNANHYENEILGILRSRKSPKVIRDELSDYHANDIAEVLPELSARERQMLYRLLSDDDLAGVFEHTDDAVTYLSELDPKKAAQTLEAMEPDTAVDILKTCQGQQKQAWIELMSEDARNSLHMLATYSEDQIGSRMTTNFVTLHSNQTIKEAMNSIVAQAAENDNITSIYVLDEKDVYFGELDLKDLIIAREGQKLEDLIATAYPYVYADELIDDCLSRIQDYSEESIPVLSNDNHILGVITASDVAQVVDDEMGEDYAKLGGLSAEEDLNEPLKKSVQKRLPWLILLLGLGMIVSSVVSLFEAVVAQLTVVMIFQSLILDMSGNVGTQSLAVTIRVLMDEKLTGKEKAHLVWKECRVGFTNGLFLGLQAFGGIGVYIMAAKHLAVASAFAISGCIGISLVVAMLISSLVGTVIPLFFKQIGVDPAVASGPLITTVTDMVGVVTYYGLAWLFLIEMFHM, encoded by the coding sequence TTGAGTGCGGAAGAGCATAATGCAAACCATTACGAGAATGAAATCCTCGGAATTCTCAGAAGCCGGAAATCGCCGAAGGTCATCCGCGACGAGCTGAGCGACTACCATGCGAACGACATCGCGGAGGTCCTGCCGGAGCTCAGCGCCCGCGAACGGCAGATGCTCTACCGGCTGCTGAGCGACGACGATCTCGCCGGTGTCTTTGAGCATACGGACGACGCGGTGACGTACCTTTCCGAGCTCGATCCGAAGAAGGCGGCGCAGACGCTGGAGGCAATGGAGCCGGATACGGCGGTCGACATCCTCAAGACCTGTCAGGGCCAGCAGAAGCAGGCGTGGATCGAGCTGATGAGCGAAGACGCCCGGAATTCCCTTCATATGCTGGCGACCTACAGCGAGGACCAGATCGGCAGCCGGATGACGACCAATTTCGTCACACTGCATTCGAATCAGACGATCAAGGAAGCGATGAACTCCATCGTCGCCCAGGCGGCGGAGAATGACAACATCACCTCGATTTATGTGCTGGATGAAAAAGACGTCTACTTTGGCGAGCTGGACTTAAAGGATCTGATCATCGCCCGGGAAGGACAGAAGCTGGAGGATCTGATCGCCACCGCGTATCCTTACGTCTACGCGGACGAGCTGATCGACGACTGTCTGTCGCGGATTCAGGACTACTCCGAGGAATCCATTCCGGTGCTGTCCAATGACAACCACATACTCGGCGTGATCACCGCTTCCGACGTCGCCCAGGTCGTCGATGACGAGATGGGTGAGGATTACGCAAAACTCGGCGGTCTGTCCGCTGAGGAGGATCTGAACGAGCCGCTGAAGAAGAGCGTGCAGAAGCGTCTTCCCTGGCTGATCCTCCTTCTGGGACTCGGCATGATCGTCTCCAGCGTGGTCAGCCTCTTCGAGGCGGTTGTGGCGCAGTTGACGGTCGTGATGATCTTCCAGTCACTGATTCTGGATATGTCCGGCAACGTCGGCACCCAGTCTCTGGCGGTCACGATCCGGGTCCTGATGGACGAGAAGCTGACCGGAAAGGAGAAGGCGCATCTCGTCTGGAAGGAATGCCGTGTCGGCTTCACCAACGGTCTTTTCCTGGGGCTGCAGGCCTTCGGCGGCATCGGCGTCTATATCATGGCGGCCAAGCATCTCGCGGTTGCCAGCGCCTTCGCGATCTCGGGCTGCATCGGCATTTCGCTTGTCGTTGCGATGCTGATCTCGAGTCTTGTCGGCACGGTGATTCCGCTGTTCTTCAAGCAGATCGGCGTGGACCCGGCGGTCGCGTCCGGACCGCTCATCACGACCGTGACCGATATGGTGGGTGTCGTGACCTACTACGGGCTCGCGTGGCTGTTCCTGATCGAGATGTTCCATATGTGA
- the yedF gene encoding sulfurtransferase-like selenium metabolism protein YedF, whose translation MDQTLDMRGQACPIPVINAKKAIEGATEAGTLTVLVDNETSVKNLTKLAQSKGLAVTDSKKAENEYAVVMTLSGEKAQENAAEAPEKPEKPARKEGNGTTVVLCSQTMGVGDEKLGKSLMKAYIFALTNLDELPTTILCYNGGAFLTCEGSDSLADLKNLESQGVTIKTCGTCLNFYGLTEKLAVGTVTNMYDIADTLSKSSLVIRP comes from the coding sequence ATGGATCAGACTTTGGATATGAGAGGGCAGGCATGCCCGATCCCGGTTATCAACGCGAAGAAGGCCATCGAAGGCGCGACGGAAGCGGGGACGCTGACCGTTCTCGTGGACAATGAGACGTCGGTGAAGAACCTGACGAAGCTGGCGCAGTCGAAAGGACTTGCGGTCACGGACAGCAAAAAGGCCGAGAACGAATACGCCGTCGTGATGACGCTGAGTGGAGAGAAGGCGCAGGAAAATGCAGCCGAAGCGCCTGAGAAGCCGGAGAAACCCGCGAGGAAGGAAGGAAACGGGACGACCGTCGTGCTTTGCTCGCAGACGATGGGCGTCGGGGACGAGAAGCTCGGCAAGTCGCTGATGAAGGCCTATATTTTTGCTCTGACGAACCTCGATGAACTTCCGACGACGATCCTCTGCTACAACGGCGGCGCGTTCCTTACCTGCGAAGGGTCGGATTCGCTCGCGGACCTGAAGAACCTTGAATCTCAGGGTGTGACGATCAAGACCTGCGGGACATGTCTCAACTTCTACGGGCTGACGGAGAAGCTGGCGGTCGGGACCGTGACGAATATGTACGATATCGCCGACACGCTCTCGAAGTCGTCTCTCGTGATCCGTCCATAA
- the selD gene encoding selenide, water dikinase SelD, with translation METEVKLTKLATCAGCGAKVGAGTLVHLLEGFRTHTDPNLIVGFDRSDDASVYRLDDSRALVQTTDFFPPIVDDPYLYGQIAATNALSDVYAMGGTPKLALNIMCVSDKMDKETVQEILRGGYDKAYEAGAIITGGHTIHGPEPIYGLAVSGFVDPARVLTNSGARPGDALILTKPLGIGILTSAAKGDDLVSDDVLKRIYDQMTTLNRYAAEIMLQYPVHACTDVTGFSLLGHSYEMAQGSGCTLHIRADDVPYHEEAYPLAEMGFIPAGAYRNEEYASPGLAIRKEIPRALLDIFYDPQTSGGLLIAVPETHAAALERSLKDSVPAARVIGYVTEKEEKDVVIE, from the coding sequence ATGGAAACAGAAGTGAAACTGACGAAACTCGCCACCTGTGCCGGGTGCGGAGCTAAGGTCGGCGCGGGGACGCTGGTGCATCTTCTGGAAGGATTCCGGACGCACACCGATCCCAATTTGATCGTCGGCTTTGACAGGAGCGATGACGCCAGCGTCTACCGCCTCGATGACAGCCGCGCGCTCGTGCAGACGACGGACTTCTTCCCGCCGATCGTCGATGATCCGTATCTCTACGGCCAGATCGCCGCGACAAATGCACTTTCAGACGTCTACGCGATGGGTGGAACGCCGAAGCTCGCGCTCAACATCATGTGCGTCTCGGACAAGATGGATAAGGAGACGGTGCAGGAAATCCTGCGCGGCGGCTACGACAAGGCCTATGAGGCCGGCGCGATCATCACCGGCGGGCACACGATCCACGGGCCCGAGCCGATCTACGGCCTTGCGGTCTCCGGATTCGTGGACCCCGCGCGCGTGCTGACGAACAGCGGCGCGCGGCCCGGCGACGCGCTGATCCTGACGAAGCCGCTCGGAATCGGCATCCTGACATCTGCGGCGAAAGGCGATGATCTTGTCAGTGACGATGTACTGAAGCGGATCTACGATCAGATGACGACGCTCAACCGCTATGCGGCGGAGATCATGCTACAGTACCCGGTGCATGCCTGCACGGACGTCACGGGCTTCTCCCTTCTCGGCCACAGTTACGAGATGGCCCAGGGCAGCGGATGCACGCTCCATATCCGGGCGGACGACGTCCCATACCATGAGGAGGCGTACCCGCTTGCGGAGATGGGATTCATCCCGGCCGGCGCGTACCGGAACGAGGAGTACGCTTCCCCGGGTCTTGCGATCCGAAAAGAGATCCCGCGCGCGCTGCTCGACATCTTCTACGATCCTCAGACGAGCGGCGGGCTTCTGATCGCCGTGCCGGAGACGCACGCGGCCGCTCTTGAGCGGTCACTTAAGGACAGCGTGCCGGCCGCGCGCGTCATCGGTTATGTGACGGAGAAGGAAGAAAAGGACGTGGTGATCGAGTAA
- a CDS encoding ATP-binding protein has translation MISRAIQAEIGKSIRQFPVVTVTGTRQCGKTTLLKHALPEYQYVSLEDPDIRELAMEDPRAFLSEYDDHVIIDEAQRVPQLFSYIQTKIDSRDETGQYILSGSHNFLLMESISQSLAGRCAVLKMAPFSIGELKDAGLLPESVWKQMLVGGYPRLYDKKIEPADYFPSYVMTYIERDVRSVRRITDSAQFSLFVRLCAARVGQVLNMAALANETGISVPTANAWLSILEQSYVIYRLHPYYRNYSKRLIKSPKLYFYDTGLLCYFLGIETEEQLKRSDHSGAVFEDLIVTEYLKQQFILGRETAAWFWRDTNQNEVDLLTERGADLHAYEIKLSETMNRKFLKGLEHFSNLAGIPASHLTCLYRGKDYMTSKGAFANYQGYVFP, from the coding sequence ATGATCAGCAGAGCGATTCAGGCGGAAATAGGCAAATCCATCCGGCAATTTCCGGTCGTGACCGTGACGGGGACAAGACAGTGCGGAAAGACGACGCTTCTGAAACATGCCCTGCCGGAATACCAGTATGTCTCGCTGGAAGACCCGGATATCCGTGAGCTGGCGATGGAGGACCCGCGTGCATTTCTCTCAGAATATGATGACCATGTGATTATTGATGAGGCGCAGCGGGTGCCGCAGCTTTTCTCCTATATCCAGACAAAGATTGATTCGCGGGATGAGACGGGGCAGTATATTCTGTCAGGATCGCACAATTTCCTGCTGATGGAATCCATTTCGCAGAGTCTTGCGGGAAGATGTGCGGTTCTGAAGATGGCTCCTTTTTCTATTGGCGAGCTGAAGGATGCCGGCCTTCTTCCGGAATCAGTCTGGAAACAAATGCTGGTCGGAGGATATCCCCGGCTGTATGACAAGAAAATAGAGCCGGCGGATTACTTCCCCAGCTATGTGATGACGTATATCGAAAGGGATGTCCGTTCCGTGAGACGGATCACAGACAGTGCGCAGTTTTCGCTTTTTGTCCGCTTGTGTGCCGCCCGGGTCGGACAGGTGCTGAACATGGCTGCTCTGGCAAATGAGACAGGAATTTCTGTTCCGACGGCGAATGCCTGGCTTTCGATCCTGGAGCAGAGTTATGTCATTTACAGACTGCATCCCTATTATCGGAACTATTCAAAGCGGCTGATCAAATCGCCGAAGCTGTATTTCTATGATACAGGGCTGCTCTGCTACTTCCTTGGAATCGAGACAGAAGAGCAGCTGAAAAGAAGCGATCATTCTGGAGCCGTCTTTGAAGATCTGATCGTCACGGAATATTTGAAGCAGCAATTTATTCTTGGAAGGGAAACTGCCGCCTGGTTCTGGCGTGATACGAACCAGAACGAAGTGGATCTTCTGACAGAACGCGGAGCTGATCTCCATGCATATGAAATCAAGCTTTCCGAGACGATGAACCGAAAATTTCTGAAAGGGCTGGAACACTTTTCGAATCTGGCGGGAATACCAGCCTCTCATCTGACCTGTCTTTACCGTGGAAAGGACTATATGACATCCAAGGGAGCATTTGCCAATTATCAGGGGTATGTGTTTCCTTGA
- a CDS encoding type I restriction-modification system subunit M, producing MNKQQLAAKIWESANRMRSKIEANEYKDYILGFIFYKYLSDKEEQWLLARGYDADSIKEYVNEDADDQYSSKSSAQQSLGYFIAWKDLFSTWIHMGADFSIDNVRTALSSFNRLISESHRRVFEGIFNTLETGLSKLGENTKSQTKAASDLIELINEIPMTGRQDYDVLGFIYEYLIKNFAANAGKKAGEFYTPHEVSMLMSEIIANHLKGRSEIRIYDSCSGSGSLLINIGKTAAKYMPDANRIRYYAQELKANTYNLTRMNLVMRGILPDNIVTRNGDTLEQDWPYFDDSDPSGTYKPLYVDAVVSNPPYSQRWDPTGKENDERYARYGVAPKSKADYAFLLHDLYHIQPDGIMTIVLPHGVLFRGGEEGTIRRNLIEQNHIDAIIGLPANIFYGTGIPTIIMVLRKARENTDVLIIDASKGFAKEGKNNVLRASDIRRIADTVRERRTVPKYSRVVSREEIRANDYNLNIPRYVDSSEEAESYDLYASMFGGIPEQELSRFDAFWKVFPTLKEALFSGGNGYLALHAKDIREAIRNNPDVLQFREKVRHAFSDLGDEMDQALIDGAETISLPRTEETLANGIIRRFEGIPLLDPYQAYEIFETQFSAISGDLELIQAEGMKAVRQVDPNMVVKKKNGRDAEVQEGWKGHILPFELVQKACLPDAVRALADEEERLAEIPSSYEEILDALSEDDKEAISDALNDTNDAFVFKNIKGVLKNLKSDHETNPDLITALEKAEQLSAEEKSLKSRIKDQREEMHLATKRTIECLTDEQVRTLLHEKWTQPVLDGIAALPGTLLDSFSKDIAALADKYAVTMSDLESEIRETEKSLSDMLGELTGSESDMEGIRELRHLLRGADDE from the coding sequence ATGAACAAGCAGCAACTGGCAGCCAAAATCTGGGAGTCCGCGAACCGGATGCGGTCAAAGATCGAGGCGAATGAGTACAAGGACTATATTCTCGGCTTTATTTTCTATAAATATCTTTCGGATAAGGAAGAGCAGTGGCTCCTTGCGCGGGGGTACGACGCGGACAGCATAAAGGAGTATGTCAACGAAGATGCCGATGACCAGTATTCCAGCAAGTCGAGCGCGCAGCAGAGCCTCGGGTATTTTATCGCGTGGAAAGACCTGTTCTCGACCTGGATTCACATGGGCGCGGACTTCTCGATCGACAATGTCCGCACTGCGCTTTCTTCGTTCAACCGTCTGATCTCGGAGTCGCACAGGAGGGTTTTTGAGGGCATCTTCAACACGCTGGAGACGGGACTTTCGAAACTAGGCGAGAACACGAAATCGCAGACCAAGGCAGCCAGCGACCTCATCGAACTGATCAATGAGATCCCGATGACCGGCCGGCAGGACTACGACGTGCTCGGCTTCATCTATGAATATCTGATCAAGAATTTTGCCGCCAATGCGGGAAAGAAGGCGGGTGAATTTTATACACCGCATGAAGTCTCGATGCTGATGTCGGAGATCATCGCCAACCATCTGAAAGGGCGGAGCGAGATCCGGATCTATGACTCCTGCTCAGGCTCAGGAAGCCTCCTCATCAATATCGGCAAGACGGCAGCAAAATACATGCCGGACGCCAACCGGATCCGCTATTACGCGCAGGAGCTGAAGGCCAACACGTATAACCTGACGCGGATGAATCTGGTCATGCGCGGGATCCTCCCGGACAACATCGTGACCCGGAACGGCGACACACTGGAGCAGGACTGGCCGTATTTTGATGATTCCGACCCGAGCGGCACGTATAAGCCACTATACGTCGATGCGGTGGTTTCGAATCCTCCCTATTCGCAGCGGTGGGATCCGACCGGCAAGGAGAACGACGAGCGGTATGCCCGCTACGGCGTGGCGCCGAAATCAAAGGCGGACTATGCGTTTCTGCTCCATGATCTTTACCATATCCAGCCTGACGGGATCATGACCATCGTCCTGCCGCACGGCGTTCTCTTCCGCGGCGGCGAAGAAGGGACGATCCGCAGAAACCTGATCGAGCAGAACCACATCGACGCCATCATCGGTCTTCCAGCGAATATTTTCTACGGGACGGGCATCCCGACGATTATCATGGTGCTCCGGAAGGCGAGGGAGAACACCGATGTGCTGATCATCGACGCATCGAAAGGTTTCGCCAAGGAAGGCAAGAACAATGTCCTCCGCGCGTCGGATATCCGAAGGATTGCCGACACTGTCCGCGAGCGCCGGACTGTGCCGAAATATTCCCGCGTTGTGAGCCGTGAGGAGATCCGTGCCAACGATTATAACCTGAATATTCCGCGCTATGTCGACTCGTCGGAAGAGGCGGAGAGCTACGACCTTTACGCCTCGATGTTCGGAGGAATTCCGGAACAGGAGCTGAGCCGGTTTGATGCGTTCTGGAAGGTCTTTCCGACGCTTAAGGAAGCGTTGTTTTCAGGCGGCAACGGGTATCTTGCGCTTCATGCGAAGGATATCAGGGAGGCGATCCGGAATAATCCGGATGTGCTTCAGTTCCGTGAGAAGGTGCGGCATGCATTTTCCGATCTGGGAGATGAGATGGATCAGGCGCTGATTGATGGGGCTGAGACGATCTCCCTTCCCCGGACCGAGGAGACGCTGGCGAACGGTATCATCCGCCGGTTTGAGGGAATTCCGCTGCTCGATCCTTATCAGGCGTATGAGATTTTTGAGACGCAGTTCTCGGCGATCTCGGGCGATCTCGAACTGATTCAGGCGGAAGGCATGAAGGCGGTGCGGCAGGTCGATCCGAATATGGTCGTGAAGAAAAAGAACGGGAGGGACGCGGAAGTTCAGGAAGGATGGAAGGGGCATATTCTGCCGTTCGAGCTGGTTCAGAAGGCGTGTCTGCCGGATGCGGTCAGGGCGCTTGCAGACGAGGAGGAACGACTCGCGGAGATTCCGTCTTCCTACGAAGAGATCCTGGATGCGCTGAGTGAAGATGACAAGGAGGCCATCTCGGATGCGCTGAATGACACCAATGATGCGTTCGTTTTCAAGAATATCAAGGGTGTTCTGAAGAATCTGAAATCGGACCATGAGACGAACCCGGATCTGATTACTGCACTTGAAAAGGCCGAGCAGCTCAGCGCAGAGGAGAAGTCTCTGAAGAGCAGGATTAAAGATCAGAGGGAGGAAATGCACCTGGCTACGAAGCGGACGATCGAGTGCCTTACGGATGAGCAGGTACGGACGCTTCTCCATGAGAAATGGACGCAGCCGGTGCTCGACGGCATCGCGGCTCTTCCCGGAACGCTGCTGGATTCTTTCTCCAAGGATATCGCCGCTCTTGCGGACAAGTATGCGGTCACGATGAGCGATCTCGAGTCTGAGATCCGCGAGACTGAGAAATCGCTGTCTGATATGCTCGGCGAGCTCACGGGTTCCGAGTCCGATATGGAA